GGTCGACGTCGTTCTCACGACGGGCGGGACCGGGCTCGCGGTGCGCGACGTGACGCCCGAGGCGACGCGCACCGTCATCGAGCGCGAAGCGCCGGGGATCGCAGAGATGCTGCGCCGCGCCGGCGCCGAGTCCACGCCGTACGCCGCGCTGGGCCGCGGACTGGCGGGAATCCGCGGCGAGACCCTCGTGATCAATCTGCCCGGGAGCCCGGGCGGCGTCTCCGACGGCCTCGCCGCGCTCGAGCCCGTGATCGACCACGCGGTCGATCTGCTGCGCGGCGATACCGTGCACGTGTCTCCGGGCGGCTGATGGCGCGCGTCTTCGTCGACGGACGCGCCGTGGAGGCCGCCATCGCCGTCCGCCAGGCCGTGCAGGCGGACGGGCACGAGGTGGAGTTCGTCGAATCCGTGCGCGAACTCGAGGGACGGCTCGGCGGTGCGGCCGAGGTCGCCCTCGTCCTCACGGGTCCTCCCGACGAATCGCGCGCCGCAGCCATGCGCGGCCTGTTCGAAGCGGAGATTCCGCGCCCTCCCGTGCTCGGACTCACGGAGGAGACCCACCCGGACGCACGCCGGCAGCTCGCACGGTCCTTCGATCTCGACGAGGCGCTGTCGCTTCCCGTCGATCCCGACGAGATGAGGGTCGTCCTGCAGACTCACCTCGACCGCTACGACCTCCAGCGGAAGACGGGGATCATCGGGCGCACCGAGGCCGTGCGAGAGATCCTCGAGCGGGTACACATGATCGCCCCCGTGATGAGCACCGTCCTCCTCACGGGCGAGAGCGGGACCGGAAAGGAACTCGTGGCGCGCGCCTTTCACCGCCTGTCCCCGAGGCGCGCCAAGGCCTTCATCGCGGTGAACTGCGCCGCCCTCCCCGAGTCGCTGCTCGAATCCGAACTGTTCGGGCACGAGAAGGGCGCCTTCACCGGAGCGACGTCGCTGCGGCGGGGGATGTTCGAACTCGCCGATGGGGGCACGCTCCTCCTCGACGAGATCGCGGAGATGCCACTCCCCACTCAGACGCGGCTGCTGAGGGTTCTCGAGAGCCGCCGCTTCATGAGGGTGGGCGGAGATCACGAGATCCAGGTCAGCGTGCGCGTCGTCGCCGCCACCAACCGCAACCTCAGGCAGGCGGTCGAGACAGGGGAGTTCCGCCGCGACCTCTACTACCGCCTGAACGTCCTCAACGTCCACGTCTCCCCGCT
The DNA window shown above is from Candidatus Palauibacter soopunensis and carries:
- a CDS encoding sigma-54 dependent transcriptional regulator; translated protein: MARVFVDGRAVEAAIAVRQAVQADGHEVEFVESVRELEGRLGGAAEVALVLTGPPDESRAAAMRGLFEAEIPRPPVLGLTEETHPDARRQLARSFDLDEALSLPVDPDEMRVVLQTHLDRYDLQRKTGIIGRTEAVREILERVHMIAPVMSTVLLTGESGTGKELVARAFHRLSPRRAKAFIAVNCAALPESLLESELFGHEKGAFTGATSLRRGMFELADGGTLLLDEIAEMPLPTQTRLLRVLESRRFMRVGGDHEIQVSVRVVAATNRNLRQAVETGEFRRDLYYRLNVLNVHVSPLRERRRDIPVLIRRFISEFSRQHDREFRGLAPEALQILLDYDWPGNVRELRNLIESMVVLAPGSVIRPEDIPPEIRSGGVSLVPSPTRIAPPVDAGPGSIPSSPQLAFVFRTLVDLKVDIDDLKRVFEAYRSGARQLPPVPARSVAGEDIGDAIEIDITDAVEAIDATGAEVVSPTGDGPEPEDADVIAIRPGMTMEEIERAAIIAVLRQAGGNRRRAAEALGIGERTIYRKIRKYGIEH